From Spirochaeta isovalerica, the proteins below share one genomic window:
- a CDS encoding pyridoxamine 5'-phosphate oxidase family protein, with protein sequence MRRNEKEITDDNLIAEILQSNRICHVALVDGDKPYIVPMNYGLHGKTIYLHSATEGKKLDLIRKNQNVCLEVSDSIEIKTSEKACSFGTGFRSVICKGIIEIISGREEKTQGLQIIMKQHTDLSSWDFPTSAVDRTIVYRIIPDEITGKISG encoded by the coding sequence ATGAGAAGAAATGAAAAAGAAATCACCGATGATAATTTAATAGCGGAGATTCTTCAATCCAACAGAATCTGTCATGTCGCACTTGTCGATGGGGATAAGCCATACATCGTTCCCATGAACTACGGTCTCCACGGGAAAACAATTTATCTCCATTCCGCGACAGAAGGGAAAAAGCTCGACCTTATCAGGAAGAATCAAAATGTCTGTCTGGAAGTTTCCGATTCTATCGAGATAAAAACATCGGAGAAAGCCTGCAGTTTCGGAACGGGATTCCGTTCGGTAATTTGCAAGGGAATCATTGAGATTATTTCCGGCAGAGAGGAAAAAACACAAGGGCTTCAAATCATTATGAAACAGCATACAGATTTAAGTTCCTGGGATTTTCCAACCTCCGCTGTAGACCGGACAATAGTGTATAGAATCATCCCCGACGAGATTACCGGTAAGATATCGGGATAA
- a CDS encoding RNA recognition motif domain-containing protein, producing MATKLYVGNMSFKVIEDDLGNLFAQFGNVLSAKIITDRETNRSKGFGFIEMEEQSAADEAIRELNESVWMDRKLVVNAARERTERPRYNDRY from the coding sequence ATGGCTACAAAATTATATGTTGGTAATATGAGTTTCAAAGTGATTGAAGATGACCTCGGGAATCTTTTCGCTCAGTTCGGAAATGTTCTCAGTGCTAAAATTATTACAGACAGAGAAACAAACAGATCAAAAGGTTTCGGTTTTATCGAGATGGAAGAGCAGTCCGCTGCAGATGAAGCCATCAGAGAACTTAATGAATCCGTATGGATGGACAGGAAACTTGTTGTAAACGCAGCAAGAGAAAGAACTGAAAGACCCAGATACAACGACAGATATTAA
- a CDS encoding arsenate reductase family protein has translation MNIQIIGTKKCSDTKKAMRFFKERNVSYHFLDLGEKPLSRGELIKIAQKLGGDNLIDTQSKAYKDKGLAWMDYDAVEEVMENNLLLKTPVVRNGNEVTAGIDQKTWTLWIKEGK, from the coding sequence ATGAATATCCAGATCATAGGCACGAAAAAGTGTTCCGATACAAAAAAAGCAATGAGATTTTTCAAAGAGCGCAACGTCAGCTACCACTTTCTCGATTTGGGAGAAAAGCCCCTCAGCAGAGGAGAGCTTATTAAAATAGCCCAGAAACTGGGTGGGGATAATCTTATCGATACCCAGTCCAAAGCCTATAAGGACAAAGGTCTCGCCTGGATGGATTATGATGCTGTCGAGGAGGTTATGGAAAACAATCTCCTTCTTAAAACACCTGTTGTCAGAAACGGCAACGAAGTAACAGCCGGGATAGATCAGAAAACATGGACACTCTGGATTAAAGAGGGTAAATGA
- a CDS encoding MBL fold metallo-hydrolase yields the protein MFRYAVLGSGSSANSYIFEYGNFSFILDNGFSSREILRRMEKLSFNPDHLEFIFLSHIHSDHLKGVESLCFELDLPVVIHENLDLDKYTKGEINRKLSVTPGREYTFRYLSFIPFETHHDAPSSLGFYFRLGDISFTVITDTGKYDPSMIAYAEKSHILFLESNYSEEMLMTGKYPPYLKERIRSDKGHLSNFQAADFLKEVTGSERCMIEQIYLCHLSKNNNSVEKVLSEIGKNCSNNIPLRVCDRGESVSGIPLQARRSTLVPGGSSSLSSYSEISAF from the coding sequence TTGTTCCGTTATGCTGTACTGGGAAGCGGATCAAGCGCCAATTCCTATATTTTCGAATACGGTAATTTCTCATTTATCCTGGACAACGGATTCTCCTCGAGAGAGATCCTGCGGAGAATGGAAAAGCTTTCTTTCAATCCCGATCATCTGGAATTCATTTTTCTCAGTCATATACATTCCGACCATCTGAAAGGCGTTGAATCCCTTTGCTTCGAACTCGATCTGCCGGTTGTCATTCACGAGAACCTGGATCTCGATAAGTATACGAAAGGGGAAATCAACAGGAAGCTTTCTGTTACACCCGGACGTGAATACACTTTCAGGTATCTCAGTTTCATCCCTTTTGAAACCCACCACGATGCGCCTTCTTCCCTAGGTTTCTATTTCCGACTGGGAGATATATCCTTTACAGTCATTACCGATACGGGCAAATACGATCCCTCAATGATTGCCTATGCCGAGAAATCTCATATCCTCTTTCTGGAATCCAATTATTCCGAAGAGATGCTTATGACTGGCAAATATCCCCCTTATCTCAAAGAGAGAATCCGTTCCGATAAAGGGCATTTATCAAATTTTCAGGCGGCTGATTTTCTCAAAGAGGTAACCGGTTCAGAACGTTGCATGATCGAGCAGATTTATTTATGTCACCTGTCTAAAAACAATAATTCAGTTGAAAAAGTTCTCAGTGAGATAGGTAAGAACTGCAGCAATAATATACCGCTGCGGGTTTGCGATAGAGGAGAGTCGGTTTCGGGCATTCCCCTTCAGGCCAGAAGGTCGACTCTGGTTCCAGGCGGGTCTTCCTCTCTGTCCTCATATTCGGAAATTTCCGCTTTCTGA
- a CDS encoding response regulator yields MKKILIADDHFEIRELLKDTLEGENREIHFAENGRTAVRMAREEQPEIIIMDIMMPGRINGLEATQQIKADELSKNSKIIILSAKGKDKDKINALEAGASAYIEKPFSPADLADKIDKLLKS; encoded by the coding sequence ATGAAAAAAATCCTTATAGCTGACGATCACTTTGAAATCAGAGAACTGCTGAAAGATACTCTGGAGGGCGAAAACAGGGAAATCCACTTTGCTGAGAACGGCCGGACAGCCGTCAGAATGGCAAGGGAAGAACAGCCGGAAATCATTATCATGGATATCATGATGCCCGGTCGCATAAACGGTCTGGAAGCGACACAGCAGATCAAAGCCGACGAATTAAGCAAAAACAGTAAAATTATTATCCTTTCGGCAAAAGGAAAAGACAAAGACAAAATAAACGCTCTCGAAGCGGGAGCCTCCGCCTATATAGAAAAACCATTCAGCCCCGCAGACCTGGCGGATAAAATAGACAAACTCCTGAAAAGCTGA
- a CDS encoding response regulator, which produces MSHILVIDDDEHIRELINIMLEGEGHSVVLAEDGMVGLKKLEEETFDLIITDIIMPNQEGIETIVQIKAKNPKAKILAISGGGRIGSTNYLTLAENFGVDRTMSKPFYHKDFVDCIGELLEQ; this is translated from the coding sequence ATGTCGCACATCCTTGTAATTGATGATGATGAACACATCAGGGAACTGATTAATATTATGCTGGAAGGCGAGGGACATTCGGTCGTCCTGGCTGAAGACGGTATGGTCGGCCTGAAAAAGCTCGAAGAAGAAACCTTCGATCTTATCATTACCGATATAATTATGCCCAATCAGGAAGGCATAGAGACCATCGTTCAGATTAAAGCGAAAAATCCAAAAGCTAAAATTCTGGCTATTTCAGGAGGCGGGCGGATAGGGTCCACCAATTATCTCACTCTGGCGGAAAACTTCGGTGTCGACCGGACCATGTCAAAGCCCTTCTACCATAAAGACTTTGTGGACTGCATTGGGGAGCTTCTGGAACAATAA
- a CDS encoding DHH family phosphoesterase, with product MIDKLLEKLKGLNDNIYIQTHNFPDPDAVASAYGLQQLLRLKGIETRLIYDGMIQRAALINMINEMSIDIRKCSDYDLKPEDKIIIVDGCKWNTNVTDLTGEEIAVIDHHPVREPEGVGLVDIRPEVGACASIITSYYMKLEIPVPETAATVLLTGLFRDTDSLTRGVSHLDAAAYGELYKTADYDWMSTMVLNNITLEDLRFFNYVINNMTMKGRLAFCKLKDPCNQNLLGILGDFLLSIDEVRFTALFAENGDSINISFRNGTSDINAADLMKKTVRKIGTGGGHRQMAGGVIFRKEDFDEDKLFRKIASFVN from the coding sequence TTGATTGATAAGCTTCTTGAAAAACTGAAAGGATTGAACGACAACATCTACATTCAGACCCACAACTTTCCCGACCCCGATGCGGTTGCCTCCGCATACGGACTTCAGCAATTGCTCCGCTTGAAAGGAATCGAGACGCGTCTCATATATGATGGAATGATACAGAGGGCGGCTCTGATCAATATGATCAACGAGATGTCCATAGATATCCGCAAATGCTCCGACTATGATTTAAAGCCGGAAGATAAAATCATCATTGTGGACGGGTGTAAATGGAACACCAACGTTACGGATCTGACCGGCGAGGAGATAGCTGTTATTGATCACCATCCTGTAAGGGAACCGGAAGGTGTCGGACTTGTGGATATAAGGCCGGAAGTGGGTGCCTGCGCTTCTATCATCACATCATACTATATGAAACTTGAAATACCGGTTCCCGAGACAGCCGCGACTGTTCTTCTGACAGGTCTTTTCCGCGATACCGATTCTCTTACCAGAGGCGTCAGCCACCTGGACGCGGCGGCTTATGGCGAATTATACAAGACAGCAGATTATGACTGGATGAGTACAATGGTCCTCAATAATATAACCCTTGAAGATCTCAGATTCTTCAATTATGTGATAAACAACATGACCATGAAGGGACGGCTGGCTTTCTGTAAGCTCAAAGATCCCTGTAACCAGAATCTGCTTGGAATCCTGGGGGATTTTCTCCTTTCTATCGATGAAGTGCGGTTCACAGCGCTGTTCGCGGAAAACGGCGACTCGATCAACATATCCTTCCGGAACGGGACATCGGATATCAACGCTGCGGATCTAATGAAAAAAACAGTCCGGAAAATCGGTACGGGCGGTGGGCATAGACAAATGGCGGGAGGAGTGATTTTCAGAAAAGAAGATTTTGACGAAGACAAACTTTTCAGGAAAATTGCATCATTTGTTAACTGA
- the ylqF gene encoding ribosome biogenesis GTPase YlqF, with translation MKPIQWFPGHMSKTRRLIKENLKKVDVVVEILDARAPESSRNPIIDELTGDKPRLVVLNKSDLADPIVTGQWMDYFASPEQHRLPVEVSSKSGQNLGSIAKGCRTLCEGAKWLSRRPVRAMIVGIPNVGKSTVINALAGRKKAAVGNKPGLTRDMQRLEVSPNLQIYDTPGILWPKFEDQAIGYKLALLGSIKDTILVLDEITTKGLEYMAVHYPDRIKDRYSLETLPDDTMELIEEIGRRRGCLMSGGVIDYEKAINLFLLDLRQGKLGRFSLETPGEERSFFSETIREEQ, from the coding sequence TTGAAACCTATACAGTGGTTTCCCGGTCATATGAGCAAGACCAGGAGACTGATAAAAGAAAATCTGAAAAAAGTCGATGTCGTTGTGGAAATTCTCGATGCCAGAGCTCCGGAATCGAGCCGGAATCCCATAATCGACGAATTAACAGGCGATAAGCCGAGATTGGTTGTTCTCAATAAATCCGATCTGGCCGATCCGATAGTAACTGGCCAGTGGATGGATTATTTCGCCAGTCCCGAACAACACAGACTTCCAGTCGAGGTTTCATCTAAAAGCGGACAGAATCTCGGCTCAATTGCCAAGGGGTGCCGGACTCTCTGCGAAGGGGCTAAATGGCTGAGCCGTCGACCTGTGCGGGCTATGATTGTCGGTATTCCCAACGTGGGGAAATCCACAGTTATCAATGCGCTGGCCGGTAGAAAAAAAGCGGCCGTGGGAAATAAGCCGGGCCTTACCAGAGATATGCAAAGGCTGGAGGTTTCTCCGAACCTTCAGATTTACGATACGCCTGGAATTCTCTGGCCGAAGTTTGAGGACCAGGCCATCGGATACAAACTGGCTTTGCTCGGTTCCATCAAAGATACAATCCTCGTTCTCGATGAAATTACGACCAAAGGTCTCGAATATATGGCGGTTCATTATCCCGACAGGATAAAGGACAGGTATTCTCTGGAAACACTGCCCGACGATACGATGGAATTGATCGAAGAAATCGGGAGAAGAAGGGGATGTCTTATGTCCGGAGGCGTTATTGATTATGAGAAGGCGATAAATCTCTTTCTGCTCGATCTGCGTCAGGGAAAACTCGGGCGCTTCTCTCTTGAAACGCCCGGTGAAGAAAGGAGTTTTTTCTCAGAAACTATTCGGGAAGAGCAATAA
- the ilvN gene encoding acetolactate synthase small subunit → MKNSQHTISLLVCNRPGALIRIALVFARRGFNIDSLVVSESKDPLYSRMNIVATGDTKTLQLMLNQLNKLIDVVHAKDYSDTDVIQKELALIKVECNDNNRTAILQIADAFKCRNVDISDSTMTFQVTGKSSKIDAVRKMFESYNVLEIVRTGKILMARGDEETA, encoded by the coding sequence ATGAAAAATTCACAACACACCATAAGTCTTCTTGTCTGTAACAGACCGGGAGCATTGATCAGAATAGCTCTGGTTTTTGCCAGAAGGGGTTTCAACATCGACAGTCTGGTCGTTTCCGAATCTAAGGATCCGCTGTATTCGCGTATGAATATTGTGGCGACGGGAGACACCAAAACCCTTCAGCTCATGCTCAACCAGCTGAATAAGCTGATAGATGTTGTGCACGCCAAAGACTATTCGGACACCGATGTCATTCAGAAAGAGCTGGCCCTTATCAAAGTTGAATGCAACGACAACAACCGCACAGCCATTCTGCAGATCGCCGATGCTTTCAAGTGCCGGAATGTGGACATAAGCGATTCCACCATGACCTTCCAGGTAACGGGAAAATCATCCAAAATCGATGCGGTGAGAAAGATGTTCGAATCTTATAATGTTCTGGAGATCGTCAGAACCGGTAAAATTCTCATGGCCCGGGGAGATGAAGAAACAGCATAA
- the ilvB gene encoding biosynthetic-type acetolactate synthase large subunit, with protein MSNTERTAADVMIDIIHQQGVDYIFGLPGGAAIPMFDALVQSPIELVLTRHEQGAAHMADGYARASGKPGVVLVTSGPGATNTITGLLTAHMDSVPIVVICGQQTTGNLGLDTFQEADISGITFPLVKHSYLVKNPQDLPRITKEAFHIASTGRPGPVIIDLPKDVSSSIIDENVDSSFSIPGYNNDPEPNPEDIAQAAAMISRSTKPVFLLGHGAIISGASKEIAEIVKKMQIPVVNTLLGKGIFPETHELHLGMPGMHGSAYANKALINADLIISVGARWDDRIAGNPDKFCPDALKIHIDIDPAEINKSIQVDCAIIGDARKVLDKMYSLLKPADTEKWLKQVARWKRDYPLKYKKEGKLKAQHVIEEMAQLAGPDAIITTDVGQHQMWAAQFCLTEKPNHWISSGGAGTMGFGFPSAIGAALADRSRTVVAVVGDGGFQMTLCELATAFNLKLPIKILLINNNYLGMVRQWQSMFYENRLSGVDLVGNPDFVRLASAYGCKGFRLKRSADVKKVLTAAMEYNDGPCIIDAEVAQQDDVFPMVPAGATLDNMLLEPPKYKLDKPEGST; from the coding sequence ATGAGTAATACTGAACGGACAGCAGCCGACGTCATGATTGATATAATTCACCAGCAGGGTGTAGATTATATCTTCGGGCTTCCAGGCGGAGCTGCCATTCCCATGTTCGATGCTCTTGTACAGTCTCCCATAGAACTGGTCCTGACCCGTCATGAGCAGGGTGCCGCCCACATGGCCGACGGATACGCAAGAGCTTCCGGCAAACCGGGCGTCGTGCTGGTCACTTCAGGCCCCGGAGCTACCAATACAATAACAGGTCTTCTTACGGCCCATATGGACTCCGTGCCCATTGTCGTCATCTGCGGACAGCAGACTACGGGCAATCTGGGTCTGGACACATTTCAGGAAGCAGATATTTCGGGAATAACCTTTCCTCTGGTCAAGCATTCCTATCTGGTAAAGAATCCCCAGGATCTGCCTCGGATTACCAAGGAAGCTTTTCACATAGCCAGTACGGGACGGCCCGGTCCGGTCATTATCGACCTGCCGAAAGATGTTTCCAGTTCCATAATTGATGAAAATGTCGATTCATCTTTCTCAATTCCCGGATATAACAATGATCCGGAACCGAACCCCGAAGACATCGCCCAGGCGGCGGCTATGATCTCCCGCTCCACAAAACCGGTTTTTCTGCTCGGTCACGGAGCCATAATCTCCGGAGCCTCCAAAGAAATAGCGGAAATCGTCAAAAAAATGCAGATTCCCGTAGTCAACACGCTCCTGGGAAAAGGTATTTTTCCCGAAACCCACGAACTTCACCTGGGTATGCCGGGTATGCACGGATCAGCCTACGCCAATAAAGCTCTGATAAACGCCGACCTGATCATTTCAGTCGGAGCGCGATGGGATGACAGAATAGCGGGCAACCCCGATAAATTCTGTCCTGACGCGCTGAAAATCCATATAGACATCGATCCCGCCGAAATAAATAAAAGCATCCAGGTCGACTGCGCCATTATCGGAGACGCCAGAAAAGTTCTCGATAAAATGTACAGCCTGCTCAAACCGGCCGATACGGAAAAATGGCTCAAGCAGGTTGCGCGGTGGAAACGGGACTACCCTCTTAAATACAAGAAGGAAGGCAAGCTGAAAGCTCAGCATGTAATCGAGGAAATGGCGCAGCTTGCCGGCCCTGACGCCATAATCACCACCGATGTTGGTCAGCACCAGATGTGGGCGGCCCAGTTCTGCCTTACGGAAAAACCGAATCACTGGATCTCCTCCGGCGGCGCAGGAACGATGGGATTCGGATTTCCCTCGGCGATCGGAGCGGCTCTTGCCGACAGGAGCAGGACTGTTGTTGCCGTAGTCGGAGACGGGGGCTTCCAGATGACACTCTGTGAACTTGCGACTGCTTTTAACCTCAAGCTGCCGATCAAGATCCTCCTTATTAACAACAACTACCTGGGCATGGTTCGCCAATGGCAGAGCATGTTCTACGAGAACCGCCTTTCAGGAGTGGACCTGGTCGGAAATCCCGATTTTGTCAGACTGGCCTCCGCTTACGGATGCAAGGGATTCAGACTGAAACGAAGCGCCGATGTGAAGAAAGTTCTCACGGCGGCGATGGAGTACAACGACGGCCCCTGTATCATCGATGCGGAGGTGGCTCAGCAGGACGATGTATTCCCCATGGTTCCCGCCGGCGCCACACTTGATAATATGCTCCTGGAACCGCCTAAATACAAACTGGATAAACCGGAGGGTAGCACCTGA
- a CDS encoding glycoside hydrolase family 3 protein, with the protein MESLTIEEKIGQLFLISVRNSYSGNRMLFADDYMKNIIEQYKPGGIILFTINFADPVQTRDLIRGTQELSSIPLFIAVDEEGGKVARLGNTDRMSVTKIPQAAVIGRTGNREYARLSSQVISRELKAFGFNMNMAPVADVNTNARNPVIGDRTYSSDPLQAGRMVAEVVRTMADENIISVLKHFPGHGDTSSDSHKGDVTILHDLQRLEKVEFVPFRMGIEAGADAVMTAHIKMPLVTGNDLPATMSPLILQGILRNEMGFKGIIITDAMDMGAVKNYWSADEAAVNAIKAGADIILMPASLSDAVQGIRKALEDGVLTEERINESVRRILRVKVKRGILDQKSIGSDQIMDIIGSTEHARIIDSIIN; encoded by the coding sequence ATGGAATCTCTAACGATTGAGGAAAAAATAGGACAGCTTTTCCTGATTTCCGTCAGAAACAGCTATTCGGGAAACAGGATGTTATTTGCTGACGATTATATGAAGAATATAATCGAACAATACAAACCGGGCGGTATTATCCTCTTTACTATAAACTTTGCCGATCCCGTCCAAACCAGAGATCTGATCAGAGGAACTCAGGAACTGAGCTCTATTCCCCTTTTCATTGCCGTAGACGAAGAAGGCGGCAAAGTCGCCCGCCTCGGGAATACTGACCGCATGTCGGTGACAAAAATTCCACAGGCAGCGGTTATCGGACGGACAGGCAACCGGGAATATGCCAGGTTGTCTTCACAGGTCATCTCCCGGGAGCTCAAGGCATTCGGCTTCAATATGAATATGGCCCCCGTGGCTGATGTCAATACCAACGCCCGGAACCCCGTAATCGGGGACAGAACCTATTCAAGCGACCCCTTACAAGCCGGCAGAATGGTTGCTGAAGTCGTCCGGACCATGGCGGATGAAAATATCATATCCGTTCTCAAACATTTTCCGGGTCATGGCGACACGAGTTCCGATTCCCATAAGGGCGATGTGACCATACTACACGATCTTCAGAGGCTGGAGAAAGTGGAGTTCGTCCCCTTCCGGATGGGTATCGAAGCGGGAGCCGATGCGGTTATGACGGCCCATATAAAAATGCCCCTTGTTACGGGAAATGATTTGCCGGCTACCATGTCTCCTCTGATTCTCCAGGGAATTCTAAGAAATGAGATGGGCTTTAAGGGTATTATAATAACTGACGCCATGGATATGGGCGCTGTAAAAAACTACTGGTCCGCCGACGAGGCGGCCGTCAATGCCATTAAAGCCGGTGCGGATATTATCCTTATGCCCGCAAGTTTAAGCGATGCCGTCCAGGGCATTCGCAAAGCCCTGGAAGACGGAGTGCTGACGGAAGAGAGAATCAATGAATCGGTCAGACGTATTCTCAGAGTCAAAGTGAAAAGAGGCATTCTCGATCAGAAATCAATCGGATCGGATCAGATAATGGATATAATCGGTTCAACGGAGCATGCGCGGATTATTGACTCGATAATAAACTGA
- a CDS encoding 3-deoxy-7-phosphoheptulonate synthase → MDKLNNVNISEVQKLISPRQLKDLHPASEDMAEHIHRSRREISRILSGEDDRLLAIVGPCSIHDTSAAMEYAEKLNVLKKKYADKIYIMMRVYFEKPRTTIGWRGLIVDPHLDGTYQIGEGLKEARSLLLKINSIGLAAASEMLDPIVAQYLADLISWAAIGARTTESQTHREMTSGLSMPVGFKNGTDGSIQTAVDGMKSSRYPHSFIGIDQSGDTCIFTTKGNSDSHLILRGGRRGPNYYEESVEEAERIMKAAELKPAIVVDCSHSNSGKKHIRQERVLRDIVEQRLRGKKSIRGFMLESNLFEGNQKISENLCDLKYGVSITDECIGWKETEQLLASVVEKLD, encoded by the coding sequence ATGGATAAACTCAATAATGTTAATATATCGGAAGTTCAAAAACTCATCTCCCCCAGACAGCTGAAGGATCTGCATCCCGCATCGGAAGATATGGCGGAACACATTCACAGGAGTCGCAGGGAAATCTCCCGTATCCTTTCGGGTGAAGATGACCGCCTGCTGGCGATCGTCGGGCCCTGTTCCATCCACGATACCTCCGCCGCCATGGAATATGCGGAGAAGCTGAATGTGCTTAAAAAGAAATACGCTGATAAAATTTATATTATGATGCGGGTCTATTTCGAAAAACCGCGTACGACCATTGGTTGGAGAGGTCTTATCGTCGACCCCCATCTCGACGGTACCTACCAGATCGGTGAAGGTCTGAAGGAGGCGAGAAGTCTGCTTCTCAAGATAAACTCGATCGGACTGGCCGCAGCTTCGGAAATGCTCGATCCCATTGTCGCCCAGTATCTCGCCGATCTTATCTCCTGGGCGGCGATCGGAGCCCGCACGACCGAGTCTCAGACCCACCGCGAGATGACAAGCGGTCTATCCATGCCCGTCGGGTTCAAAAACGGTACCGACGGATCGATTCAGACAGCCGTTGACGGTATGAAATCGAGCCGTTATCCCCACAGCTTTATCGGAATTGACCAGTCGGGAGATACCTGCATATTCACGACAAAAGGAAACAGCGACAGCCACCTGATTCTCAGAGGGGGCAGACGAGGCCCCAATTACTATGAGGAATCGGTCGAGGAAGCGGAGCGCATCATGAAAGCCGCCGAGCTGAAACCGGCTATTGTCGTCGACTGCAGCCACTCCAATTCCGGAAAGAAACATATTCGTCAGGAACGCGTTCTGAGAGATATCGTCGAACAGAGATTGAGAGGTAAAAAATCGATTCGCGGTTTTATGCTGGAAAGCAATCTCTTTGAAGGCAACCAGAAAATCTCTGAAAATCTCTGCGATTTGAAATACGGCGTCTCCATTACCGATGAGTGTATCGGGTGGAAAGAAACAGAACAGCTTCTCGCTTCTGTCGTTGAAAAGTTGGATTAA
- a CDS encoding peptidoglycan DD-metalloendopeptidase family protein — MAEDHLVDEVIDEISKILDGKVSSSGKSESSLMLDGRSCSYLYALTRVDLNTIILHENIIAGDNSSHTSFNWVFSKSGQWTVSNSEKNGYALDRGSVEKELADALGRLKNLENKKRNVLEIPLGRVEKIPEASLFAARKLNNTVLLIAAAVLVCGFFTALIFNSFGYSRISRIVDGLDYSIDTSTSRNREALTELSGVIQDVQGELSALQASVAQEKEAFYFSRQNTASNIRRMADELPNKYYSRKRAYEFIAVQVESASTYGDLIYQVSRLPQNEDQAETLLATDANNVKTLVSFRLVFDNLVYPVRLDGSQNDGSSFMISSGFMEKRITPIGTGGARPHYAVDIININNIIDITPDNAIVRAPDKPGSIVSVADGIIRDISYDSVYGWNAEVEHVMTDEILDQYPRAVKWSTFYAHMDEPTGWKEGDEIEQNEKIGDIGEAGRSTGPHLHFEIRIYSRYGSESGPLGTYDQINPLIEKGDMLKE; from the coding sequence GTGGCTGAAGACCATCTGGTTGATGAGGTCATCGATGAGATTTCGAAAATACTGGACGGAAAGGTATCCTCTTCCGGAAAATCAGAATCTTCTCTTATGCTGGACGGCCGGAGTTGTTCCTACCTCTATGCCCTGACCCGCGTTGATCTCAATACGATAATCCTGCACGAAAATATTATAGCCGGTGATAACAGCAGTCACACCTCATTTAACTGGGTTTTTTCCAAAAGCGGACAGTGGACTGTCTCAAACAGCGAAAAAAACGGTTACGCCCTCGATCGCGGTTCTGTGGAAAAGGAACTCGCCGATGCTCTTGGAAGACTGAAAAATCTTGAAAACAAGAAACGGAATGTTCTCGAAATTCCCCTTGGAAGAGTCGAAAAGATTCCCGAAGCGTCCCTGTTCGCCGCGAGAAAACTCAATAATACGGTTCTTCTCATCGCCGCTGCCGTGCTGGTCTGCGGATTTTTTACAGCGCTCATTTTCAACAGTTTCGGATACAGCCGCATATCCCGCATTGTCGACGGCCTCGATTATTCAATCGACACCTCCACAAGCCGTAACAGAGAAGCCCTTACGGAGCTCTCGGGAGTCATTCAGGATGTCCAGGGAGAATTAAGCGCGTTGCAGGCTTCTGTCGCCCAGGAGAAGGAAGCTTTTTATTTCAGTCGGCAGAATACGGCTTCCAATATCCGCCGGATGGCCGATGAACTGCCTAATAAATATTATTCCAGGAAACGGGCCTACGAGTTTATTGCCGTTCAGGTTGAATCCGCTTCCACTTACGGTGATCTTATCTATCAGGTATCCCGGCTTCCCCAGAATGAAGATCAGGCGGAAACGCTGCTGGCGACCGACGCCAATAATGTGAAAACCCTCGTATCCTTCAGGCTGGTGTTTGATAATCTCGTTTATCCCGTAAGACTGGACGGCAGTCAGAATGATGGTTCCAGCTTCATGATTTCAAGCGGATTCATGGAGAAGAGGATAACGCCCATCGGAACCGGCGGAGCCCGTCCCCATTATGCCGTCGATATTATCAATATCAACAATATCATCGATATTACGCCCGACAACGCCATCGTCCGGGCACCTGATAAACCGGGCAGCATCGTCAGCGTGGCTGACGGAATTATCAGAGATATCAGTTACGATTCCGTTTACGGCTGGAATGCCGAGGTCGAACATGTCATGACTGATGAGATTCTCGATCAGTATCCCCGCGCTGTAAAATGGTCCACTTTCTACGCCCATATGGATGAGCCTACGGGATGGAAAGAAGGTGATGAAATAGAGCAGAACGAGAAAATCGGCGATATCGGAGAAGCGGGACGATCGACGGGACCGCACCTTCATTTCGAAATCCGGATCTACAGCCGCTACGGCAGCGAAAGCGGTCCTCTCGGAACATACGATCAGATCAATCCCCTTATTGAAAAAGGCGATATGCTTAAGGAATAG